Proteins from a single region of Colias croceus chromosome Z, ilColCroc2.1:
- the LOC123705439 gene encoding uncharacterized protein LOC123705439 yields the protein MGPKKGKDTNDENYWRTLIEEAPLDDDNWKVKVIIMEAAGSDQDRLYLNKFEVFAAEERRFVVKNICKTETIFMVNQLGGEKKVKDENLRVFEEGQAYLKEKRDIPPDILALIIKKLILKMKDEYLFIKRQRLEVREGMKRESTTMINRAEVRGTVIVKPPEPAEPPPEPAKGKGKKGEPEVPELPELDEGKKYNTLLRVRGEEWRDKVYVDDYPTDGPNIYVAVTGFAEPYLSESLIKIGIPLRAIVQIRINPTAVKVPSSLFRATKRGQSQTEVLIEKSLKFWDDLQQLRIQSESGDYFKSTAFLIYSPPYWDAESLSGEPEKIYDELCFLMYDIQDLTRQHLHYLDNIDIINVPDDDKDKRFENNYFQQIDDIPLESTTIYTTLDKILKTVCRSEHFDENTSQTSLSTALTLNQPHDNSKEDTKAKRAENFVSDVFKVLCNSDAKNKSYRITYGEEYETHKNPVVINFGDIVKYNTFHLGNINLDNLVRCMLFGLPTNRLWQYHDYPSGELEAKIQFHVNVLLSCFERNDVETAELNRLLHILACRKLYNNRSSLKKMHIPLSTISEFKKVYLKRSILAEPLLTCPSFYRECSSTSPSFPSMVKSTESNLKSKISDDEIYRIKFLFECPDISELVSAAEIANQKPINHILDDFEYFEDFSGTCAFQMMSDAFNKFNCVDYKYCEVTDCFIMMFFNSHDQDGISRDEWRCHLPTPLCLQDFFDFVLEEQYEWIKKEEQIYDKRIALKSQSELKVSNGDMAIQSCVDNSEVQLELLMEGSLKHKDLLEAEEATPDESFVQTSVSKKTAKTPSESDIESKSSKKTKSPTATTPKNARKSFHTESALLQDMPKKPFSGYDLGDRRVEVFGKDSIFFSKDGTRVSTSYSLIIPKNMENISLKIVPGNGCNEFWVHKMLGDLISSDVIDDCESFRIVSKNNVIIYVKKQHYELPLATVAVSTIETHKPRESTVKSPNMSSKLSATVPQFFETKYFYSLIVTWPNGQITETVHENNSHEISHIKQHYLTQLPHLNEENRCISLNGEVVVFNACGNIEVLRPDGSYINITKCVKQPVSTDFNEFLSETSSEKTKKGKDKSKEKGKPSKASSKSSKNVIIDDDHMDTKPLEYELIIEEFETIDTNGVKEKWINDKSLFIEKLLIRTATDYCLGEVFSRRMDGTNVLLNKDGVQIVTFPNNTRIITECFIEDDVYPEWNEEELEYFAMIDSDIAEIDTLKSKASDSMKSYNVEQEGSSSYVSGMSKKIEEEEKRDKKERSDGYVSIQLMFTIEHPNFTTITINKSNGKVTIDSPNNTSISLCKNNNCEFLLDNVTNADFNGEYLNINYEACVDCQCKTTCTVKIKSEDMCSVSQIHRNWLKMEDSFCKKVVVNDEGNINVCNDTSSEEIIPGEETSQLVGSANNIETKIPPIKSESSMLSHGKCKQMYETKNRRFFILKRDLTCSELVHRSIIEEYKQACRWQPWCSINRYNTFGDSRSIVSILSPVHQTETEKWLMESKLANKPKFLTYKDLKKDTGKGFYHWMRPYGRFEPKPKKPDNVLPDRLPRAYIFRVLEQQWNENTREQFKGGKELLRAILRYRQVIESDSETILNIPIMDLRPEDERRTDSIIQAIAHRTYEDLKMRLAEDVQSRAKATITTKPVPLPDEISIEGEMEDEETEELKTSTGEESSVLQEVNVVEEMSPNLKRYWRRRGEEFKEEQFYKYLLREGSVPPYFRNVLGGAIWWDMNNAAGEAATTAERRKMKCACPVEEVATEATPYM from the exons AAAAAGAGACATCCCACCTGATATCTTAGCACTTATAATTAAGAAacttattcttaaaatgaagGATGAGTATCTTTTTATCAAACGTCAGAGATTGGAAGTCAGAGAGGGAATGAAAAGAGAATCTACAACTATGATAAATAGGGCTGAAGTAAGAGGCACGGTCATTGTCAAACCTCCAGAACCAGCTGAGCCACCTCCAGAACCTGCAAAGGGAAAAGGTAAAAAGGGAGAACCAGAGGTTCCTGAACTGCCTGAACTAGACGAGggaaagaaatataatacgcTACTTCGCGTAAGGGGTGAGGAATGGAGAGATAAAGTTTATGTTGATGACTATCCTACTGATGGTCCAAATATTTACGTTGCAGTAACTGGTTTTGCAGAACCATACCTTTCAGAAAGCCTTATAAAAATTGGAATACCCCTGAGAGCTATAGTTCAAATAAGAATTAATCCAACTGCAGTTAAAGTACCATCGAGCTTATTTCGAGCAACAAAACGAGGGCAAAGTCAAACCGAAGTTTTAATAGAAAagtctttaaaattttgggACGATTTGCAACAGTTAAGAATACAGTCTGAATCAggagattattttaaatctacagcatttttaatatactcGCCTCCCTACTGGGATGCCGAAAGTTTGTCAGGAGAACCAGAAAAAATATACGATGAATTGTGCTTCCTTATGTATGACATTCAAGATTTGACGAGACAACATTTGCATTATTTGGATaacatagatattattaatgttcctgatgatgataaagataaaagattCGAAAATAATTACTTTCAACAAATCGACGATATACCTCTTGAGAGCACCACTATCTATACGACattagataaaattttaaaaacagttTGTAGAAGCGAACACTTTGATGAAAACACGAGTCAAACATCATTATCAACTGCTTTAACTTTGAATCAACCTCATGATAATTCAAAAGAGGATACTAAAGCAAAACGTgccgaaaattttgtaagcGATGTCTTTAAAGTTCTTTGTAATAGCGATGCTAAGAATAAATCCTATCGCATAACTTACGGTGAAGAGTATGAAACGCATAAAAATCctgttgtaattaattttggagACATTGTTAAGTATAACACATTTCATTTAGGAAATATCAATTTAGATAATTTAGTTCGATGTATGTTATTCGGATTGCCTACTAATAGACTGTGGCAATATCACGACTATCCGAGTGGTGAATTAGAAGCCAAGATACAATTTCATGTTAACGTTCTCTTATCATGTTTCGAAAGAAATGACGTGGAGACCGCAGAGTTGAACAGACTTTTGCATATTTTAGCTTgtcgtaaattatataacaacAGAAGTTCCTTAAAGAAGATGCATATACCACTTAGTACAATATCAGAATTTAAAAAGGTGTACCTTAAACGGAGTATACTTGCTGAACCATTGTTAACGTGTCCTTCTTTTTACCGTGAATGTAGCTCAACCAGTCCATCATTTCCATCCATGGTTAAAAGCACGGAGAGTAATCTGAAATCGAAAATTAGCGATGATGAAATATAtcgtattaaatttttatttgaatgtcCAGATATAAGTGAATTAGTTTCAGCTGCTGAAATAGCTAATCAGAAACCTATAAATCATATACTGGatgattttgaatattttgaagaCTTTTCTGGGACATGCGCATTCCAAATGATGTCCGATGCATTCAATAAGTTTAATTGCGTAGATTACAAGTATTGTGAGGTAACAGACTGTTTTATCATGATGTTCTTTAATAGTCATGATCAAGATGGTATTTCGCGTGACGAATGGCGATGTCACTTACCTACGCCATTATGTCTACAAGATTTTTTCGATTTTGTGCTAGAAGAACAATATGAATGGATTAAGAAGGAGGAACAAATCTATGATAAACGAATAGCGTTAAAGTCACAGTCAGaattaaaagtatcaaatGGAGATATGGCAATACAATCTTGTGTTGATAATTCTGAGGTTCAATTGGAGCTTCTGATGGAAGGATCTCTTAAACATAAAGATTTATTAGAAGCTGAAGAAGCTACACCCGATGAAAGTTTTGTCCAGACCTCTGTCTCGAAAAAAACTGCAAAGACGCCATCGGAGAGTGATATTGAATCTAAAAGCAGTAAGAAAACTAAATCACCCACTGCAACAACTCCTAAAAATGCAAGAAAAAGCTTTCATACAGAATCTGCTTTACTTCAAGATATGCCAAAAAAACCTTTCTCTGGTTACGACTTAGGTGACAGAAGAGTGGAGGTATTTGGTAaagattcaatatttttctcaaAAGACGGTACACGGGTATCTACGTCATATTCCTTGATTATACCAAAAAACAtggaaaatataagtttaaaaatagttcCTGGTAATGGGTGCAATGAATTCTGGGTGCACAAAATGTTGGGGGATTTAATAAGTTCCGATGTTATTGACGATTGTGAATCATTTAGAATTGTCAGCAAAAATaacgttattatttatgttaaaaaacaGCATTATGAACTGCCCCTTGCCACGGTAGCTGTTTCTACGATAGAAACACATAAACCACGGGAAAGTACAGTTAAATCACCAAATATGTCTTCAAAATTAAGCGCTACGGTTCCTCAGTTTTTTgaaacgaaatatttttactcCCTCATTGTGACATGGCCTAATGGCCAGATTACGGAAACAGTTCACGAAAATAATTCTCATGAGATATCACATATTAAGCAGCATTATCTTACTCAATTACCGCATTTAAATGAAGAAAACCGATGCATAAGTTTAAATGGTGAAGTAGTTGTCTTTAATGCTTGTGGTAATATAGAGGTATTACGTCCAGATGGATCCTATATCAATATAACAAAATGTGTAAAACAACCCGTCAGTACGGATTTCAACgaatttttaagtgaaacCAGCTCTGAAAAAACCAAGAAAGGTAAAGATAAAAGCAAAGAGAAGGGAAAGCCTAGTAAAGCATCTTCTAAGTCATCTAAAAACGTTATAATTGACGATGATCACATGGATACAAAACCTTTAGAGTACGAATTGATTATTGAAGAATTTGAAACAATTGATACCAATGGTGTAAAAGAAAAATGGATTAAtgataaatcattatttatagaaaaactcCTTATAAGAACAGCAACAGACTATTGCCTGGGAGAAGTGTTTTCAAGAAGAATGGATGGAACAAacgttttgttaaataaagatGGTGTACAAATTGTTACTTTTCCAAACAATACTCGTATTATTACGGAGTGTTTCATTGAAGACGATGTTTACCCAGAGTGGAACGAAGAAGAATTGGAATATTTCGCAATGATAGATTCTGATATTGCCGAAATAGATACTTTAAAATCTAAAGCTTCTGATTCAATGAAAAGTTATAATGTTGAACAAGAAGGTAGCAGTAGCTATGTAAGTGGAATGTCCAAGAAAATTGAAGAAGAGGAGAAAAGAGATAAGAAGGAACGTTCAGACGGTTATGTTTCTATTCAGCTTATGTTTACTATAGAGCAtccaaattttacaacaattaCAATTAACAAATCGAATGGGAAAGTAACCATTGATTCTCCTAATAATACTAGCATTAGTTTATGTAAAAACAACAATTGCGAATTTTTACTAGATAATGTCACAAACGCTGATTTTAATggtgaatatttaaatataaactatgAAGCTTGTGTAGATTGTCAGTGTAAAACTACTTGCACTGTGAAGATCAAATCAGAAGATATGTGTAGTGTTAGTCAAATTCATCGCAATTGGTTAAAAATGGAAGATTCTTTTTGCAAGAAAGTTGTCGTTAATGATGAAGgtaatataaatgtatgtaatgaCACTTCATCTGAAGAAATAATTCCTGGTGAAGAAACAAGTCAGCTCGTAGGCTCTGCTAATAATATTGAGACGAAGATTCCCCCGATTAAATCAGAAAGCTCAATGTTATCGCATGGGAAGTGTAAGCAGAtgtatgaaacaaaaaataggAGGTTTTTCATCCTGAAACG TGATTTGACGTGTTCAGAATTAGTCCACCGATCAATTATAGAAGAGTACAAGCAAGCGTGCCGATGGCAACCATGGTGTTCAATTAACCGTTATAACACTTTCGGGGACAGTCGAAGCATTGTATCTATTTTGTCACCTGTACATCAGACGGAGACCGAG AAATGGTTAATGGAATCTAAACTAGCGAACAAGCCAAAGTTTTTGACTTATAAGGACCTCAAAAAAGATACCGGCAAAGGTTTTTATCACTGGATGCGACCGTACGGCAGATTTGAACCCAAACCAAAGAAACCTGATAATGTCCTGCCCGATAGGTTACCACGAGCTTACATATTcag AGTATTAGAACAGCAATGGAATGAAAATACAAGAGAACAATTCAAAGGTGGCAAAGAGCTCTTGCGTGCAATTCTTCGATATCGTCAAGTCATTGAAAGCGATAGTGAAACCATTCTCAATATTCCTATCATGGATTTGAGGCCGGAAGACGAGAGACGCACGGATAGTATAATACAGGCTATCGCTCATAG GACATACGAAGACTTGAAAATGAGATTGGCTGAAGATGTTCAATCCAGAGCAAAAGCCACGATCACCACGAAGCCGGTGCCACTGCCTGATGAGATCTCTATTGAAGGGGAGATGGAGGATG AGGAAACAGAAGAATTGAAAACATCGACCGGCGAAGAGTCAAGCGTGCTACAAGAAGTGAATGTTGTCGAGGAGATGAGTCCGAATTTGAAGCGGTACTGGCGCAGACGAGGGGAGGAATTTAAGGAGGAACAGTTTTATAA GTATCTGCTCCGCGAAGGCAGTGTACCTCCTTACTTCCGTAACGTCCTGGGCGGTGCGATCTGGTGGGACATGAACAATGCGGCTGGTGAAGCGGCCACCACGGCGGAGAGGAGGAAGATGAAATGCGCCTGTCCTGTTGAAGAAGTGGCTACTGAAGCGACGCCATACATGTAG